The Macaca fascicularis isolate 582-1 chromosome 11, T2T-MFA8v1.1 genomic sequence ctcattagCTCCTCACAAGAGCCCTGTGGGAGGTGCTATTAGaatccctattttataaatgaagaaactgaagccgaGAAAGATCAACATGTCCTCTAGGCCACACGGTTACTAAGCAGcagacaagattttttttttttttttttaaatagagacgaggtctcactatgttgtccaggctggtctcgaactcctgggcttaatgatcttcccgccttggcctccaaggattacagatgtgagccactatgcctggctggagtgcaatgacatgatcttggctcactgcagtctccgcctcccgggttcaagggattctcctgcctcagcctcccgagtaacggggactgcaggcacctgccaccacgcccagctaacttttttttttttttagtagagacaaggtttcaccatgttgggcaggctggcctcaaactcctgacttcaggtgatccacctgcctatgcctcccaaagttctgggattacaggcatgagccaccacgccccgccccAAGCTCTTAGCCTCCACATCAGTGCTTCCCAACACCGGCTACAAGTTAGAATTACCTGGGAGTACTAAGCAACACCAATGTCCAGTGCCCATCAAAGACAGAATTAAGTCAGAATTTCTGGGGAAGCTCCCCAGTCATGCCAGTCTACAGCCAGCATTGAGAATCTCTGCTTTACACTGTGCTGTTTTGGCCTTTATATATATCCACCCATTCACACCTGGACCTTAACCTGAGCGTCCCTCTGAGGTCCCTAGTGAGCACTATTGTTTCAAAGGAGCCTACATATGGTCTATTCTCTAGATTTTGCCTGCAAGTCTTTCCTGATCCCCTAGACTCAGACAGATTCCCCTCATTCACATTCTCAGAGTTTTGGTGTTTTCCCTTCATAGCATTTATCTGAAATGTAATCAGATAACTGTGTCCCAGCTCTAATATCTCCTGCCCACCTGCTAGAACGTAAGCGTCCTGAAATCAGGAACTGTGTTTCTCTTATCCCCCCACAACGTTCCCAGAGCCAAGCACGGCACCTGACATTTCTCCATTGGACAAGTGATACTTCTTTCTTCCATGTAAATAATTACTGATCCAGTAGCTATTCGGTGTCTCACACTTTCCCATGTATGCTATATAAGCAAGCTAGGGAAGGCCCCATTTTCCAgtggaggaaactgaagttcaggaaTGGGAGGCAGCCACCACCCAGTCAGAAGCTGGCAGTGCTGGGCGCCGGGGCTCccgcctagaatcccagcactttgggaggccaaggcaggtggatcacctgaggtcaggagttcaagagcagactgtccaacgtggcaaaaccccgtctctactataaatacaaaaattagccaggcatgatggtgtgtgcctgtaatcccagctactcaggaggctgagccagaagaatcgcttgaacccaggaggcagaggttgcagtgaaccgagattgcggcactgcactccagcctgggcaacagagcaaggcactgtcattaaaaaaaaaaaaaaaaagataagctgGCAGAGCCAGACTCAATCCTAGGCCTCCCTGTCCTTCCCATTCATCGGAGTCTGCTGACCCCTGCTTGAGTCTGCTTCCTTCATGCTGTTTCCAGGAGACACGCATCATCACCCTCTTTTCTGTTCTTTAGTCATCAATACCCGCCCCccagtctcctcctcctccatctccccctcCAGAGGTTTGGCCCAAACAAGGCTGCTGAGTAACTCCCCTGATTAAACCATTGCGTGGCTCTCAGCAGCCGCACTGGGGAGGTCAAGGAGTCATCCAGGGACCTCCTTCCCAGCTCCCTAGGAGTGAGCACCCTCTGGGCAGCGCCCCCACCCATCTTCCTAACAGGAGTTCTGAGCAGCCACCCCACACGGGACAAAAGTTCCTGGAAAAGGAGATTCTCCGGGCTGAAAACTGAGCTAGCGTGCAAGAATCGGCTGCATCGGGGGCCTGGGAGGAGTTCGGCTTCCAGTCTATCTCTGGTGCCCCCTGCTGGAGAAAGCTGGGTGCAGGAAACAGGGATGCTTGCACTCGGGGAATCTGGCTGGGGCTGTAGGTCTCAAACAGGACATCTGAggagtgagatgaattcatatcaAAACCGACCCTGAAGGGACGAGGAAGAGCCAGTCACCTAAAAAgctccagctgtgtgacctcgaaGAGCGCTTCGTAAAGGGCTTCTTCTCTGCTCGGCACCCCAAGGAAGCTGGGGAGAAGTCTTTGCTCTGGATGAGGCAGGGGGCGAGAAGGAGGAGGTTCAGAGACCTTTTGTTCATGCCCTCTCTGCCTGCGCTGCCTCCGTCGTGCTCCCCTCAGCACCATCTCCTGGTTTCCTTTGGGTCGGAGATATTGCACACAGAGCAGAAGGATCTGATCTGACTGTTGGCTCATCTGCACTGCCAGCCCCCGAGCCTCGTCCCATTTCAGTGACAAGGCAAGTGTGAAAAATGGAGCATGATGGAGACGTCACCAGACCTCCCAGGCTCCGGACTGGAGCCGCAGCTCTCAATGCAGCTGGAATTGCCAGGGGCAGTGAGTGCTTGTCCAGCTTACTGCTCTTTGGAAGGGGCATACATCTCCCTGAgtgcttgtgtgtgcatgcatgtgtgtgtgtgtgtttgtgcgcatatgtgtgtgtgtgcatgcacgtgtgtgtgtgcgcgcatacAAGGCTGGGAGCTGTGCGGCAGGCACCCTGGCTTCGGGGACCCAAACTAGCCAGCTTCCCTTTCTGGGCCTGCTGGCCTAATTCCCAGCCGCAGCTGCCATTCTGGGCCCCCCCTCTCTGAGGCCATCTCCCTGCAGATTTGGCAGCGGGGAAAGGAGGGGccgagagaaggggagagaaccAGAGAGAGGACTGAGTGCTAATCTGATGTAGATGATCCGGCAGCCTTCTCCAGCTTGGCTGCCCTCTGCCAtcagctctccaggtgattttccCTGTGCCCTGCACTCTCCCCTTCTGCTTTCATCTCCTTAAGAAAGTGCCCAGAGAGTTaaacccacacacaaacacacacaatccacccccccaaaaaaaaaatcagagagcaGGAGCAGGCAGACGAGTAAGAGAGCACGCGCGCAAGAGAGGGCTCACATCCGTCCTGGAGGAAGAACGGCACAGACGGAGGGAGGCTGGGGTTGGCAGAGACTGGGACAGAAGTCCCTCAGCCCCCCAGGAGCCTCCTTCATGGACCCGGGAATCCCAAGAGGGGCTGCCTCAACTTAGGATGGGCAACTGTGTCAAGTCTCCACTGAGAAATCTCTCAAGGAAGGTATGTTTCTGGAGTTTCCAAGATCTGGGGCTGGGGATTGGGGGTGTCTTACCATCTGTCCCAGAGGTTGGGGACAGAAAGGGTGGCTGGAGCTTGCTACCCTTCCCAGGGGTTCTGTCCAGGGCTGCCTCCCTGCTCCTACCCCGGACACCCTCCTGCTGCCGTTTTCTGTGTCCAGGCTTTGGGCATGGGGGTGAGGGTGAAACTGTGTTTGGGAATTTATACAAGGCTTGGGAAAGAAACTGTGTAACTTTGGGGTTTCTGGGGTGTAAAATGAAAAGGGTGGAACCTTAAGATGTCAGTGAACTTGACTGGCACCTTAGTCATTCAAGGGACTGGCCAAGTTCCTTAAAACTGGCGAAATCTGAAGACCCTTCCCAGCAGCAAGGCCAGGGACTCATTCATGTCCTTTGAGGGTCTGTGAGCCTCTCTGATGACCTCTAAGCCTTCAGAATTGTGGATTTTGAAGTAGATCTCATTGCTACTGAAAGGAACCAAACAGAGTATATCCCCTTCTGCCCCAGTGATTCTTGAGTTAAGTCAGAGCATCTCAAACAGGACCCGAGTGGTTTTAGGGCCCAGGAGTTTTTCCATTAAGAAGGAGGCTGCCTGGGCGATGTGTTGAGCAGGGGTTGTATATAAGTCACTTTCTGTAGTGGCTTTATCGCTCATacacttggaatttttttttttttttgcaaaaattccttttagaaagaaaatgatcatCTCTAAAGCATCTTTCATGCAAGGCTGGGTTTGCACCTATAGGGTTTTGGGTTAGGTGGGCTCTGCCTATTTTTCTAGCCCTCTGTAGCCAGGCCATAGAAGAGACTCAGATATTATTTAAAGGAAGAGGGAATGATGGGGTGGTTTTCTTCCAATTCTTCCATTTTCCAGAAAAGGAACTTCAATGACATTCAGAGGGAGGGGTTAAGTGACTTACCTGTGGCCTTGGGTGAGCTATTGGCGTCTCTATCCCCAACCCCATCCTATCTCGGTCAGTTTAACAGCCTCTCAATTTAGGACATTTTGGGCTTTTCTGCTTGTCGTCTTCCTCATTTGGCTAAGCTGCTCACATCAAATTCCTTCTAATCTTTGCTGCTCCTTGGATCCTTCCAAGGGCTTGTTGTTTCTTCCATGCACACCTCCCCCATAATCTGGTGTCTTCTTGGGGGAGCCTTCTGCATCGGAAGTGGCCTCCGCGCTGTTCCAGAGAAGCAGAAAGTGATCCGAATTAGCCCTTGTAATAGGTTCCATCCAGAGCCTGAGGAAGTGAACTTAAGAACAAGAATCATTCTTCTGTCCCCCCCATCCTCCCTTACACAACAATGTGCTTAAGAGTCAGACTACACAGGCCTCCTCTTTCTGGCCAtgtgaccttagacaaattacttaacctctctgttcctcGATTCCCTTGTCCATCCATCAGTTGGGCACACTAATATCCACTTCTTAAAGTgattctgaaaatgaaataaagttctGTGCACAGTGGCTGGCCTATAatagtcaataaatgttagtatTCTTGTTATCATAATCATAATTGTTCCACTCTGGGTTTTAGAGAAGAGGGATGGAGGAGAAACAGGAAATAGGAGAGATTTTCAGTccatagagaaaaagagaaaaaaacttactGCATTCAATTTCATGTTTCTATCATATTCttaataattgcttttttttttcctaaatatctaCAACATACCTAATGCCTGttatctcattttctcttttccactaCATAGTCATTTTGGCTATTTTATAGAGAAAGAAGCTGGACTCAGAGATAGAGCCTTCCTAAGGTTACACAGTCGATaggaagcagagctgggatttaaaccctAGTCTGTATAAAATCAGagctggcattttatttttatgttttcctctaCGAGAGGctgcctctctctttcccctgCTGTCAGAAATGTTATTCATAGATTTCTGGATCTGACCTTAGAAGTCATCTAGTCCAAATTCCCACTCAGTGCATCAGTCCCCTCCCCGCTCACCAGGCTCTCCCTCATTCAGCTTCTCCTTGAAGACCTTCATTCAGCGAGAGGGAGCTTTGACGTACATACTCTTGGCCAGCTTGTGTTATTAGAAAGCTGTCAGGTCATGAGGCACGCTTGCCCCTCCTGTTGCTATGCCACACTTAGGAGACGTCATCTTGGTGCCAGGAGAAATTGTCTGTCCATGGGCCACTGCCCACTTGGCTTCCTGAGCCGTATTTGGGGAACTGGAAATGGTGAGAGGCAGCCTGCACCAGGCTCAGAGCTGGGCAGGACCAGGCTGTCAGGTGCCATCATTGGCGAGAGATGAATTGCAGCCTCTGGGGCAACTTGGTGCCAGGCAGTATTATGATCAAGAGATGCAGTGGAAATTCCCCAGCCACCACTGCTCCATTCTTCATGGGAGCAAATTCCTCTCCATCCTTCTCATTTCTTCCTGATTGGCAGATGCTCCCCCACTTCCTTTGCAGCCAGAAGTAAATGCCTTCTGGCACCCAATATCTCTTAAATtacatcactaccaccaccatcatcatcaccatcattgccATCACTATGGCAACTCTATTTATTCACCTCCTCTTGCCATGCCCTAGCCACCATGCGGAGCACTTGATGTGTATAACTCATTTACTTGTCACAGGAATCCTGTGACTAGTCATGATCGTCTCCCACGGTATGGAGAAGGAAACTGGAgcacagagaggtgaaatgacctgcccaaggtcacacagcaagcaagtggcagagccagaatttgtcCCTAAGACTGTTTGAGCCCAAAGCCAGCAGACTAAACTgccttttaaagtttttgtttgtttgttttgtttgttttgagatggagtctcactcggtcgcccaagctggagtgcagtggtgcatctcggttcactgaaacctccacctcctgggttcagtgattctcctgcctcagcctcccaagtagctgggattataggcgcccgccaccacacccagctaatttttgtatttttagtagagatggggtttcaccatgttggcaggctggtcttgaactcctaacctcaggtgatccacccgcctcggcctcccaaagtgctgggatgacaggcgtgagccgccgcgcccggcctgcctctCGGAGTTCTGTGCCACCTGCTGCCTCCCCACCTTCCTGGGTTATGCCATCTCTGAGCCAAGTGCAGAAGATTAAGCCAGAAACAAAAATGCTGACTCTCTGCAGACACCTGAGACTGGTTCCTGGGTTCAGCCAGTCACTGTCATCTCAGGCATGCTTTGATCCACTATCCCAGACGGGAAGGTCTCTTGTTCTGCCTCGCTCTAGTCTTGTCTTGCTCTAGTCTAGGTCCCAGAAGTCTGAGTGAGTGAAGCCGAGGCTCTGAATCACAACTGTTTGGGATATCAAACCGGGGGGGGCCCTCGGCCTGTCTGACATCccttaagttctgggatcacCTAAAATGGACATTTATGGCACTCATCGAACTTGGCCCTGGGACTGAGTTCCTTCACCTCCAGCCTGAGAAGCTGCTTCCCCTTTGAGGAACCAGAATACTGCACCACCCTCTCTAGGCCTGGAAGGGGCTTAGGAAGATGGAAGGGAGCCTCGGTCTGTAGCCCCACAGGGCTTTGGGGAGAGGAAGCAGAGAGGACATGGTGGGCAGGGGCTTGTTCTGCGTCTCGGCCTGGAAGGACAGGCTGCCCCTAGGTTTTGGGATGTTCTCCTAGGCAGGGCCTTCTTTGCCTTGGAGGAATCTGGCTGCAAGTAGAATGCAGTAGGATGGAAGGATAGGGTGCGCAGACCTGCAGTTCTCAGACAAAGACAGCCCTCAGGGTTTCAGCTCCCGTCGCTCCTTGGGAAGGTCCTACTCTAGCCAAATCCCCCCACACTGAAGGAAGTTATGCCGGCTCCAGGCTGAAGGCAGAGTGCAGGAGCTGGATTCTGGAGAGGCACTGGGCATCCCGGGAGGTCGGGGCGAACTGAATGTTGTGTCTGGATGCTGCTGTTGTCCTAAGGGGAAGGTCTGTGGGCAGTGCTGACTTTTTATAGCTGCATGGGAACCTTCAGGGCGGAGGACCGGCTGGTCAGGGCCTGGGAGCACAGCTATATTAGGTAAGCAGAGAAggcccctgccttagcctctagAGGTCCGGCACTCTGGGCCAGGCAGGGAGCCAGGGAAGgcgggagggaggaaaagaactGGTGGATGGCAGAGAATATCTAGTCTTGAAATCACAAACTGGGTGGAATCCTACCTACAGCTGTGCCTTGTGTGGCCCACCCGGTGCTTTAAATCAGATCTGGTTACACTGGGCTGGAGTTAAGTAGTGCTACCTCTTCAGAGGTGGCACCATctcaggctaggtgcagtggctgatgcctgtaatcccagcactttgggaggctgaagcaggaggatcacctgaggtcaggagtttgagaccagcctggccaacatggtgaaatctcatgtctactgaaaatacaaaaaaaaattagccagtatggtggcgagtgcctgtaaacctagctactcgggaggctgaggcaggagaatcacttgaatctgggagtcagaggttgcagtgagccgagatcacaccactgcactccagcctgggtgacagagtgcactagccaccaaaaaagaaaaaataaaggaggggGCACCGTCTCCACTTTGCCCCAGTCCCCCCCCTCACACCCTGCCTGCTTCATTTATGTCAGCAATGGCACCTGCGTGTGCAATCTCCGGTCTGGCAGACCAGCCGAGCCTGGTCTCCATGCTGCCAGCTCCGATTGCCCTCACAGTCTTCCAGCGGGGATCTGGCTGGGGTAGGGCAAGTCCGTTTGGGAGCTGGGAGGAATGACTTAGCCCTGGAGATTGATTGAACTGGGATGTTGGGAGCATTTTGGAAAAGGATGTTGTTTCACTAGGCTCTGAGTGAACACTTGCCATTGATGAGAATAGAAGCCCCCCGCTGCTCCTGTCTCTTCATGCACATGGGTGTGTGAgtctgtgcatatgtgtgtgcctgtgtgtgtgtgtttgtgcacgtGCGCATGTGCCACACAGAGGCCATCACACTCAGCTCTCGCCGGAACCACCATTTCTGTCAAGGATTGGAGACTCCGTCTGTTGGACCGATTTGATGCCTGTGCATGCTCAGGGCTCTCTGAGCCCCACTCCTTGACTCTCAGGGTCCCCTCTTGCGGAAAGCCCCTCCCGGGACCAGGAGCCAGGCTGGGCAGGGAGGTGACAACCTGCCTctcttttgcatttgcttggTGTTGGCTGAAGATGTGCCAGGAGGAACAGACCAGCTACATGGTGGTGCAGACGAGCGAGGAGGGGCTGGCGGCCGACACCGAGCTCCCAGGACCGCTCCTGATGCTGGCCCAGAACTGCGCAGTCATGCACAACCTGCTGGGCCCTGCCTGCATTTTCCTGCGCAAGGGCTTCGCTGAGAACAGGCAGCCTGTACGTAAGTTGGCCCAGTGGAGCCCGCTGAACTCGGCTTCACAGGGCGTGAGGAGGTGCTGGGAAGAAGAAGGAGTCTATACAGAGCTCACACCCCCAACTTGTGAATCTGATCCCCAGAGTTTTCCACTCATGGCTACAAAGTGCTGGTGAGTCCATATCCACCAGCagaatcataataataaaaagaatatcaGATACATTGTTACGAGCACTTACTAGGTGAGCCCTGTGCCTAGTGTGTTGGCGGACTGCCTCATTTAAGCCTCAGAGCAACTCTAAGGGGTAGGTGCTTTTAtcgtccccattttacagatgagaaaactgacttgggctgggcacagtggctcacacctgtaatcccagcactttgggaggcctaggtgggtggatcacttgaggtcaggagtttgagaccagcctggccaacatggtgaaagcccatctctactaaaatacaaaaattagctgggcgtggtg encodes the following:
- the CABP1 gene encoding calcium-binding protein 1 isoform X2 translates to MCVPVCVCLCTCACATQRPSHSALAGTTISVKDWRLRLLDRFDACACSGLSEPHSLTLRVPSCGKPLPGPGARLGREVTTCLSFAFAWCWLKMCQEEQTSYMVVQTSEEGLAADTELPGPLLMLAQNCAVMHNLLGPACIFLRKGFAENRQPDRSLRPEEIEELREAFREFDKDKDGYINCRDLGNCMRTMGYMPTEMELIELSQQINMNLGGHVDFDDFVELMGPKLLAETADMIGVKELRDAFREFDTNGDGEISTSELREAMRKLLGHQVGHRDIEEIIRDVDLNGDGRVDFEEFVRMMSR